One Euphorbia lathyris chromosome 1, ddEupLath1.1, whole genome shotgun sequence DNA segment encodes these proteins:
- the LOC136229886 gene encoding protein DETOXIFICATION 16-like: protein MEEALLLYTSSTKCPLIPISVNVNHNYGSYYDNPPEIPIKNGSKQEIITELKKLISLSGPLIIVSFLQYSLQMISVMFVGRLGELSLSSASMATSFAGVTGFSFILGMGSALETLCGQAYGAKQYHMLGVHMQRAMLVLVLTSIPISLLWACTGEIFAILKQDHEISVHSGIYARWLIPSIIPYGVLQCQLRFLQTQNKVWALVISTGFSSLFHVLVCWTFIFQFGFGSKGAAISISISYWINVLILAMYIKFSPSCQKTWTGFSMEGTKDLLRFLKLGVPSALMVCLEFWSYESLVFLSGLLPNPQLELSMMSISLNTSSVIFRIPYGLGNAVSTRVSNELGAGRPYAARLAVQIVIILAVIEGLLLSSVLMAIRGVWGFLYTNQKEVVLYLASVMPVLVISNFMDGMQAVLSGAARGCGWQKIGAIVNFIAYYPVGLPVAITLTFVFHFGGKGLWMGIICGSSLQALLLLGITLRTDWELEAKKAKDRVYASVAG, encoded by the exons ATGGAAGAAGCTCTACTCCTGTATACATCTTCAACTAAATGCCCTCTAATTCCAATCTCTGTAAATGTTAATCATAATTATGGATCATATTATGATAATCCACCTGAAATTCCCATAAAAAATGGCTCTAAACAAGAGATTATCACAGAGTTGAAGAAGCTAATATCCTTATCAGGACCATTAATCATAGTTAGTTTCCTGCAATACAGTCTGCAAATGATATCAGTCATGTTCGTCGGCCGCCTCGGCGAGCTCTCTCTTTCCAGTGCTTCAATGGCCACATCATTTGCTGGAGTTACTGGTTTTAGTTTCATT CTGGGGATGGGAAGTGCATTAGAGACATTATGTGGACAAGCCTATGGAGCAAAGCAGTATCATATGCTTGGTGTTCATATGCAAAGAGCTATGCTTGTTCTTGTGCTTACAAGCATTCCTATATCATTGCTTTGGGCTTGCACAGGCGAAATTTTTGCAATCCTGAAGCAAGATCATGAAATTTCTGTGCATTCTGGGATTTATGCAAGATGGCTTATTCCTTCTATTATTCCATATGGTGTTCTTCAGTGTCAGCTTAGATTCTTGCAAACTCAGAACAAGGTTTGGGCGTTGGTTATCAGTACCGGTTTTTCAAGTTTATTTCATGTTCTTGTTTGTTGGACATTCATCTTTCAATTTGGATTTGGGAGTAAAGGGGCTGCTATTTCTATTTCAATCTCTTATTGGATCAATGTGCTGATTTTGGCTATGTATATCAAGTTTTCTCCTTCATGTCAAAAGACTTGGACAGGTTTTTCCATGGAAGGCACTAAAGATCTGCTTAGATTTCTTAAATTGGGAGTACCATCTGCTCTAATGGTTTG CTTGGAATTTTGGTCCTATGAGAGTTTAGTCTTCTTATCAGGTCTGCTTCCAAATCCGCAACTCGAACTGTCGATGATGTCGATCAG CCTGAACACAAGTTCGGTGATATTCAGAATACCCTATGGCTTAGGCAATGCTGTGAG CACAAGAGTGTCGAACGAACTAGGCGCTGGGAGACCGTATGCTGCACGTTTGGCAGTACAGATAGTGATAATCTTAGCAGTTATAGAGGGGCTGTTATTGAGCTCAGTTTTGATGGCAATTAGGGGTGTTTGGGGGTTCTTGTACACAAATCAAAAGGAAGTTGTGCTGTATTTGGCATCAGTAATGCCAGTGCTTGTTATATCCAATTTCATGGATGGAATGCAGGCTGTTCTCTCAG GTGCTGCTAGAGGTTGTGGATGGCAAAAGATTGGTGCAATTGTGAACTTCATAGCCTATTACCCTGTAGGCCTCCCCGTTGCCATTACTCTCACATTCGTCTTCCATTTTGGAGGCAAG GGACTTTGGATGGGAATAATATGTGGTAGTTCTTTACAAGCTCTTCTGCTGTTAGGCATTACATTGCGCACGGATTGGGAGCTGGAA GCAAAAAAGGCCAAGGACAGAGTATATGCCTCTGTAGCTGGTTAA
- the LOC136229896 gene encoding DEAD-box ATP-dependent RNA helicase 20: MMNQYDHRYSDPDSYRHRRSDLAGPPPPMVGGLYGRGGPVPYGGAQPPAFAGRGGPGPIGGYPPFDPPVGRFELGRGGGTSNRGRGFGTNRAPNGRIGDRRPDAFHAGGGRGRGGRGGERGGGRGPGGGGRGGGGRGFGGGRGGGRGGRSGGGSKGDLDNIALPKQDFRNLVRFEKNFYIESPSIQAMSEQETMMYRARRDITVEGHDVPKPIRMFQEANFPDYCLDVIAKLGFVEPTAIQAQGWPMALKGRDLVGIAETGSGKTLAYLLPALVHVSAQPRLAQGEGPIVLVLAPTRELAIQIQEEALKFSSRTHVRSTCIYGGAPKGPQIRDLQRGVEIVIATPGRLIDMLEAQYTNLQRVTYLVLDEADRMLDMGFEPQIRKIVSQIRPDRQTLYWSATWPREVETLARQFLRNPYKVIVGSPDLKANQSINQVVEVIAEGEKYSRLIKLLKEMMDGNRILIFMETKKGCDQVTRQLRMDGWPALSIHGDKNQSERDWVLSEFKSGRSPIMTATDVAARGLDVKDIKCVINYDFPTSLEDYVHRIGRTGRAGARGTAFTFFTHANAKFVRDLMKILQEAGQIVPPALSALGRSAGSLGGSGGNFRSRGRGGGSFGNHRSLISGSNTIPLGGKRW; the protein is encoded by the exons ATGATGAACCAATACGATCACAGATACTCTGACCCCGACTCCTACCGTCATCGTCGCAG TGACTTAGCAGGCCCACCACCGCCAATGGTGGGAGGACTTTATGGGCGCGGTGGACCTGTGCCATATGGTGGTGCTCAACCGCCGGCTTTTGCAGGTAGAGGTGGCCCCGGACCTATTGGGGGTTATCCGCCTTTTGACCCTCCTGTTGGTAGATTTGAACTTGGCCGAGGCGGTGGAACTTCAAATAGGGGAAGGGGCTTTGGTACTAACCGCGCTCCCAATGGTCGTATAGGAGATAGAAGACCTGATGCATTTCATGCTGGAGGTGGAAGGGGCCGTGGTGGACGAGGTGGGGAACGTGGTGGCGGTAGAGGTCCTGGAGGTGGTGGACGTGGTGGCGGAGGAAGAGGGTTTGGTGGAGGGCGCGGTGGTGGAAGAGGAGGTAGGTCTGGTGGAGGATCTAAAGGGGACTTGGATAATATTGCTCTTCCCAAGCAAGATTTTCGGAATTTGGTTCGTTTTGAGAAGAATTTCTACATTGAGAGTCCTTCAATTCAGGCTATGTCTGAACAGGAAACTATGATGTATCGGGCAAGAAGGGATATTACTGTTGAAGGGCACGATGTGCCTAAACCCATCAGAATGTTTCAAGAAGCTAATTTCCCTG ATTATTGCTTAGACGTGATTGCGAAGTTAGGGTTTGTTGAGCCCACTGCAATCCAAGCTCAAGGGTGGCCAATGGCCCTGAAGGGTAGAGATCTAGTTGGCATTGCTGAGACTGGTTCTGGTAAGACACTGGCATACCTTTTACCGGCTTTGGTTCATGTTAGCGCACAGCCTCGGTTAG CACAAGGTGAAGGTCCAATTGTTTTGGTATTGGCTCCTACAAGAGAATTGGCTATTCAAATCCAAGAAGAAGCTTTAAAGTTTTCTTCACGTACTCACGTTAGAAGTACTTGTATATACGGCGGTGCTCCAAAGGGACCTCAAATCCGTGATCTTCAGAGAG GTGTTGAGATTGTGATTGCTACTCCTGGTAGACTAATAGATATGTTAGAAGCTCAATACACAAATTTGCAGAGGGTCACCTACCTTGTCTTGGATGAAGCTGATCGGATGTTGGACATGGGATTTGAGCCTCAGATTAGGAAAATTGTATCTCAA ATCCGTCCAGATAGACAAACACTATATTGGAGTGCCACATGGCCAAGGGAGGTTGAGACTTTAGCTCGGCAGTTTCTGCGCAATCCGTATAAG GTAATTGTTGGATCACCAGACTTGAAAGCAAATCAGTCAATAAACCAAGTTGTTGAAGTCATAGCAGAAGGGGAAAAATACAGCAG GCTGATCAAATTACTAAAAGAAATGATGGATGGGAATCGGATTCTTATATTTATGGAGACAAAAAAAGGCTGTGATCAAGTTACGAGGCAGTTGAGAATGGATGGATGGCCAGCTTTATCCATTCATGGTGATAAAAATCAATCTGAAAGGGATTGGGTCCTATCAGAGTTCAAAAGTGGCAGAAGTCCTATAATGACTGCCACTGATGTTGCTGCACGGGGTCTTG ATGTGAAGGACATAAAGTGTGTGATCAACTATGATTTTCCTACCAGCCTTGAGGACTATGTCCACAGGATTGGCAGAACCGGTCGTGCAGGGGCCAGGGGAACAGCTTTTACCTTTTTCACGCATGCAAATGCGAAGTTTGTTAGAGATCTTATGAAGATTCTCCAGGAAGCTGGGCAGATTGTGCCTCCAGCATTGTCTGCTTTGGGCCGTTCTGCTGGTTCTTTAGGAG GTTCTGGTGGTAACTTCCGGTCTAGAGGACGAGGAGGAGGAAGTTTTGGCAATCACCGGTCATTGATTTCAGGATCTAATACTATTCCACTAGGTGGAAAGAGATGGTAA